One Solanum lycopersicum chromosome 2, SLM_r2.1 genomic region harbors:
- the LOC138342087 gene encoding uncharacterized protein — MLHIRHSNGCVLKFGIDDFALLTGLKVRGNTNDFKYPEQTNCMLFKKYFPGAVNSVTKHQLVQRFKMGNWESNQDALQMSILFFIHTFVLASIDNTAISIVDFLMVEDGRYQHFPWGQLSFSKLIGLLRQDFDVSKKLYRLYGMPYALNVWIYECASNLNSEIAVRERNVIPRICNWRVVSEKAKFEMLMSTIFQKNACSNIVPIAEEIEAFDIAQVEHAHSTSIPLVQPNEQDDLDDFSTRSPEQLLRTYSRVSDTSPPPPPKRRKKSIIQKKKVSEQKQPDQSNVSPTPDDDVHVSMSSLPQHSNADDVHGSVPQVSPKSAADVHGSVPDVSQNPAADVHGYADSQNVNNIIPHIEELKGYLKTYVDKKFEELIILIKANHSQLMQSISKENINFQADTSTFQSDKQTSQQIPVDLDDMGGVAEDGGGFSGKNGEHHIVDDAGDVDVDGVGVAVNEGEPIVTDPKDGDAHQSHQDLNEHIMDQAVDDNVHHNIPHVLPEKTTTDSSDSSTSTTISPSTQAAIEALIKDLGKDATNARPLYSYDPKNITSSQYLLTDSQLPTEIPITEIAVKTDAVTPAHRNRMPSRRIQSPYCTSFGSSEKGKEKLKDMARLHFPFEGCGIADKVSPKLIEDYMNWLLRGLLKNHNNKNPSDDKYRSRSSSFGFTMMDFVVAFPMNKNWFYAMSQPNKCWSDEAKY; from the exons ATGTTGCATATTAGACATTCCAACGGGTGTGTCCTGAAATTTGGTATAGATGATTTTGCATTATTAACAGGACTTAAGGTCAGAGGAAATACCAATGATTTCAAATACCCAGAACAAACTAATTGTAtgctttttaaaaagtatttccCTGGTGCAGTCAATAGTGTTACAAAGCATCAACTAGTTCAAAGGTTTAAGATGGGTAATTGGGAGAGCAATCAGGATGCACTCCAAATGTCTATACTGTTCTTTATTCATACATTTGTATTAGCTTCTATTGATAACACAGCGATATCTATTGTCGACTTTCTAATGGTTGAAGatggtagatatcaacattttcctTGGGGTCAGCTATCATTTTCCAAACTAATTGGTTTACTTAGACAGGATTTTGACGTTAGTAAAAAGTTGTACCGATTATATGGGATGCCATATGCACTAAATGTTTGGATATACGAATGTGCATCCAATTTAAATTCAGAAATAGCTGTGAGAGAACGCAATGTCATCCCAAGAATATGCAATTGGAGAGTTGTGTCTGAAAAGGCAAAGTTTGAAATGCTTATGTCCACCAttttccaaaag AATGCATGTTCAAACATTGTCCCAATAGCAGAGGAAATTGAAGCTTTTGATATTGCTCAAGTTGAACATGCTCATTCTACATCAATACCATTAGTACAACCAAACGAGCAAGATGatttagatgatttctccacaAGATCGCCAGAACAGTTATTGAGGACATATTCTAGAGTGTCTGATACATCTCCTCCACCACcgccaaaaagaagaaaaaaatcgattattcaaaaaaagaagGTGTCAGAACAGAAACAGCCTGATCAATCAAATGTGTCTCCGACACCGGATGATGATGTACATGTTTCCATGTCAAGTCTGCCTCAACATTCGAATGCTGATGATGTACATGGTTCTGTTCCACAAGTGTCACCGAAATCGGCTGCTGATGTACATGGTTCTGTTCCAGACGTTTCTCAGAACCCGGCTGCTGATGTTCATGGATATGCAGATTCACAGAATGTCAACAATATAATTCCTCATATTGAAGAGTTGAAAGGATATTTGAAAACTTAc GTTGACAAGAAATTTGAggaattgattattttgataaaagcaAATCACTCCCAGCTGATGCAATCTATTAGCAAAGAGAACATCAATTTTCAGGCTGATACAAGCACATTTCAGTCTGACAAACAAACATCTCAGCAAATACCGGTTGATCTCGATGATATGGGTGGTGTAGCTGAGGATGGTGGTGGTTTTTCTGGTAAAAATGGTGAGCATCATATCGTCGATGATGCAGGGGATGTCGATGTGGATGGTGTTGGTGTTGCCGTAAATGAGGGTGAACCAATAGTCACTGATCCAAAG GATGGTGACGCACATCAGTCGCACCAAGATTTAAATGAACATATCATGGACCAAGCCGTTGACGACAATGTTCATCACAACATCCCTCATGTGTTGCCCGAAAAAACAACAACAGATTCATCG GATTCTTCAACTTCAACAACAATATCGCCATCAACTCAAGCAGCAATAGAAGCGCTTATCAAAGATTTGGGTAAAGATGCTACCAATGCTAGACCATTATATTCTTACGATCCAAAGAATATAACTAGCAGCCAGTACTTGTTGACCGACAGTCAATTACCCACTGAAATTCCAATAACGGAGATTGCTGTTAAAACTGATGCAGTCACTCCTGCGCATAGAAATAGAATGCCTTCGAGAAGGATTCAATCTCCATATTGtacttcttttgggtcaagcgaaaagggaaaagagaaattgaaggatATGGCTCGACTCCATTTCCCGTTCGAAGGATGTGGCATTGCAGATAAAGTTTCACCAAAACTGATTGAGGATTACATGAATTGGTTGTTGAGGGGGCttctaaaaaatcataacaataa GAACCCATCGGACGATAAATACAGATCAAGATCTTCTTCTTTTGGATTTACGatgatggactttgttgttgctTTTCCAATGAACAAGAATTGGTTTTATGCCATGTCACAGCCAAACAAGTGTTGGTCTGATGAGGcaaaatattaa